In the Malania oleifera isolate guangnan ecotype guangnan chromosome 1, ASM2987363v1, whole genome shotgun sequence genome, one interval contains:
- the LOC131151927 gene encoding uncharacterized protein LOC131151927, with the protein MVDNSEIVQKGSGKVEKEELHVKLKSKDEEHNEVKGKTEVELELKTKSAEKEEVKKKEDKKEKHKGKDEGKLTDKEKESNKKKEGKKKDEDEDEGQKKEKVEGKKKKKESEDDINEEPKEEDEARKTKEKDAKKKDKKEKKDKEKRKDKDGDSKIQEDEEKHKEKVKEDNEAKEEKEKKKHEDGKCKEKDDVKKEDKKEEKEKVKDKEDKIIGKSKEEEEKDKAKEKEEEVEGKKEKKKKKDKEKREKKVKDKEEEKVGVKEEEKRDKDKEKEVEDDEKDDKKKKKKDKEKKEKKKHKDEVDEGNTQVTSREIVVEEDVKEVGKKGGEKKQEEKGEEGKKKKGKEKEKGEKKRKLDGKDKGKDVGKLKQKLEKINGKIEALVEEKADIMRQIKEAEAESPALAEKPKDSAVATADAAA; encoded by the coding sequence ATGGTAGACAATTCTGAAATTGTGCAAAAGGGAAGTGGAAAGGTGGAAAAGGAAGAACTACATGTCAAACTTAAGAGCAAGGATGAAGAACATAATGAAGTGAAAGGGAAGACTGAGGTGGAACTTGAATTGAAAACCAAATCTGCTGAGAAAGAAGAGGTGAAAAAAAAGGAGGATAAGAAAGAGAAACATAAAGGGAAAGATGAGGGTAAATTGACGGACAAGGAAAAAGAGTCCAATAAGAAAAAAGAGGGAAAGAAGaaggatgaagatgaagatgaaggaCAGAAGAAAGAGAAAGTTGAgggtaaaaagaagaaaaaagagagtGAGGATGATATAAATGAAGAGCCCAAGGAGGAAGATGAAGCTAGAAAAACCAAGGAAAAAGACGCAAAGAAGAAAgacaaaaaggagaaaaaagacAAGGAGAAGAGAAAGGACAAAGATGGAGACTCAAAGATACAAGAGGATGAAGAGAAacacaaagagaaagtgaaggaGGACAATGAagcaaaggaagagaaggagaagaagaagcaTGAGGATGGGAAATGCAAGGAGAAGGATGATGTGAAGAAGGAGGACAAAAAAGAGGAGAAAGAAAAGGTCAAGGATAAAGAAGACAAAATAATAGGAAAATccaaggaagaagaagagaaagacaAGGccaaagagaaagaagaagaagtagaaggcaaaaaagaaaagaagaagaagaaagataaggagaagagagagaagaaggtCAAGGATAAGGAGGAGGAGAAAGTAGGAgttaaggaagaagaaaagagagacaaggacaaagaaaaagaagttgaagatgatgaaaaggatgataagaagaagaagaagaaagataaggagaagaaagagaagaagaagcaCAAGGATGAAGTGGATGAGGGTAACACTCAGGTTACCTCAAGAGAGATTGTAGTAGAGGAGGATGTGAAAGAAGTAGGCAAGAAAGGTGGGGAGAAGAAGCAGGAAGAGAAGGGTGaggaaggaaagaagaagaaaggaaaagagaaggagaaaggtgagaagaaaagaaaacttgATGGGAAGGACAAGGGAAAGGATGTTGGCAAGCTGAAGCAGAAGTTAGAGAAGATAAATGGTAAAATAGAAGCTCTTGTGGAGGAGAAGGCAGATATAATGAGACAAATAAAAGAAGCTGAGGCTGAGAGTCCAGCCCTTGCTGAAAAGCCCAAAGATTCAGCTGTGGCCACAGCCGATGCAGCAGCATAG